The following coding sequences are from one Pigmentibacter sp. JX0631 window:
- the ugpC gene encoding sn-glycerol-3-phosphate ABC transporter ATP-binding protein UgpC — MKRLYMASVKLINIAKYFNNNRILNNISVDITDGEFIVILGPSGCGKSTLLRIIAGLENLSEGSVVIGDENVSTLEPKDRKIAMVFQNYALYPHMTVYNNIAYGLKLHKVQKSTIEKKVQQAAELLQLKDLLNRKPNQLSGGQRQRVAMGRAIVREPNVFLFDEPLSNLDAKLRTQMRFEIKNIHSNVKTTSIYVTHDQIEAMTLADRIILLNKGKIEQIGTPLDLYNSPSSIFVAGFIGNPPMNFISSEFAKIFLKNSDLPIDNCIVGIRPENLKIVKEDEPMSKKVAIKMTECIGHETLIYALDEKSNQNIIIKTSNYQIKNEKYINIKPVNENNLHFFSHETEQRITF; from the coding sequence ATGAAAAGGCTATATATGGCAAGTGTAAAATTGATTAATATTGCGAAGTATTTTAACAATAATAGAATATTAAATAATATCTCTGTTGATATTACTGATGGCGAATTTATTGTTATTTTAGGCCCTAGTGGATGTGGAAAATCAACACTATTAAGAATAATTGCTGGTCTAGAAAATTTATCAGAAGGATCTGTAGTAATAGGGGATGAAAACGTATCAACATTGGAACCTAAAGATAGAAAAATAGCTATGGTATTTCAAAATTATGCCCTATATCCACATATGACTGTCTATAATAATATTGCATATGGATTAAAGCTTCACAAAGTTCAAAAATCTACTATTGAAAAAAAAGTTCAACAAGCAGCAGAATTACTACAATTAAAAGATTTGTTGAATAGAAAACCAAATCAATTAAGCGGGGGACAAAGACAAAGAGTTGCTATGGGTAGGGCGATAGTTAGAGAACCAAATGTTTTTTTATTCGATGAACCTCTTAGTAATTTAGATGCTAAATTAAGAACTCAAATGAGATTCGAAATAAAAAATATTCACTCCAATGTCAAAACTACAAGTATATATGTTACTCACGATCAAATTGAAGCAATGACTTTAGCTGATAGAATTATATTACTAAATAAAGGAAAAATTGAACAAATAGGAACTCCATTAGATCTATACAATTCTCCATCATCAATTTTCGTTGCCGGATTTATTGGTAACCCACCCATGAATTTCATTTCATCTGAATTTGCGAAAATATTTTTAAAAAATAGTGACTTACCTATTGACAATTGTATTGTTGGAATCAGACCAGAAAATCTTAAAATTGTTAAAGAAGATGAACCAATGTCAAAAAAAGTTGCAATCAAAATGACAGAATGCATAGGACATGAAACTTTAATTTATGCTTTAGATGAAAAAAGCAATCAAAATATTATTATTAAAACAAGTAATTATCAGATAAAAAATGAAAAATATATCAATATAAAACCAGTAAATGAAAATAACTTGCATTTTTTTTCACACGAAACAGAACAAAGAATTACATTTTGA